Proteins encoded in a region of the Clostridium beijerinckii genome:
- a CDS encoding NAD(P)/FAD-dependent oxidoreductase, translating into MIYHDLIIVGGGASGLMAAIIAKDFGLDVAIIESNDRIGKKILVTGNGRCNITNKNISRPFGCFHSENQDFFKATLDNFTVKDTESTFLSLGLPLIELENGKMYPKSLQASSVIDIFRMAIEDRQIHLYTNCKINSISKKNNFILTSNNDDFKHFSCKKVILSCGGKSAAKTGSDGSGYKLCKSLGHSIIEPIPGIVQLKLDYPYLKALSGVKFDGSASILVDNKVIRTEFGEILFTDYGISGPPIMQLSSYASKALYENRNVTIRIDMFPLESNDDIENFFTTHISMFGHREISTALIGVINKKLISTILKDVGIKDIHLPCSSIDWRTTSKLIDKFKRWDFKCIDTNGFNNSQVTVGGVNTSEVNNISLESKLVKNLYFCGEILDVHGDCGGFNLQWAWSSGYLAAKSAANS; encoded by the coding sequence ATGATTTATCACGATTTAATAATTGTCGGCGGTGGTGCCTCTGGCCTAATGGCTGCAATAATAGCCAAGGATTTTGGACTTGATGTGGCCATTATTGAGAGCAACGATAGAATTGGCAAAAAAATTCTTGTAACTGGCAATGGAAGATGTAATATTACTAATAAGAATATATCTCGCCCATTTGGGTGTTTCCATAGTGAAAATCAAGATTTCTTTAAAGCGACGTTAGATAACTTTACTGTTAAAGATACTGAAAGCACATTTTTATCTCTAGGATTGCCATTAATTGAATTAGAAAACGGAAAGATGTATCCCAAATCTCTTCAGGCTTCTTCTGTAATAGATATATTCAGAATGGCAATAGAGGATAGACAAATACATCTATACACAAATTGTAAAATTAATTCTATAAGTAAAAAAAATAACTTTATTTTAACAAGTAATAATGATGACTTTAAACATTTTTCTTGTAAAAAGGTTATTTTAAGCTGTGGTGGTAAATCCGCTGCCAAAACAGGTTCTGATGGATCTGGCTATAAACTATGCAAATCATTGGGTCATAGTATTATAGAGCCTATTCCTGGCATTGTTCAATTAAAATTAGATTATCCTTATCTAAAAGCTCTGTCAGGAGTAAAATTTGATGGCTCTGCTTCTATTTTAGTTGATAATAAAGTTATTCGAACAGAGTTTGGCGAAATACTTTTTACTGATTATGGAATTTCAGGTCCCCCTATAATGCAATTATCATCTTATGCTTCTAAAGCTCTTTATGAAAATCGAAATGTAACTATAAGAATAGATATGTTTCCACTAGAAAGTAACGATGATATTGAAAATTTCTTTACCACACATATTTCTATGTTTGGTCACAGAGAAATATCAACGGCCCTAATTGGGGTTATAAATAAAAAATTAATTTCTACAATTTTAAAAGATGTTGGGATAAAAGATATACATTTACCGTGCAGTAGTATTGATTGGAGAACTACCAGCAAATTAATTGATAAGTTTAAGAGATGGGATTTTAAATGTATTGATACTAATGGCTTTAACAATTCACAAGTTACGGTTGGCGGTGTAAATACATCTGAAGTAAATAATATTTCTTTAGAATCTAAGTTAGTTAAAAATCTTTATTTCTGTGGAGAAATTTTAGATGTTCATGGCGACTGTGGAGGTTTTAATCTTCAATGGGCATGGAGTTCTGGATATTTAGCTGCTAAGTCTGCTGCCAATAGCTAA
- a CDS encoding MBL fold metallo-hydrolase: MNLFSNINFLFHLTINNIKEYVKKSAEIKSDKIIENSINWFGHATTIINLSNKIIITDPVFSNSLGYFKRLAKKPVYINDLKVDYILLSHGHMDHLNFSSLKKLNKDAVFIVPKGYTRIARLLGFKNVFLLHPGDVYEDDFIKITAYEANHDGRRFYFGHDDESISYLIERENKSVFFAGDTALTDNFKNISCDVALMPVGCYKPDRFSYMHCTPEQSYEMFKMMSCPTMIPIHYKTFKISLENFQETEESLLNLNDKAIKIIDIGETYSF, encoded by the coding sequence TTGAATCTTTTTTCTAACATTAATTTTTTATTCCATTTAACAATTAACAATATAAAAGAATATGTAAAAAAAAGCGCTGAGATAAAATCTGATAAAATTATAGAAAATTCAATTAATTGGTTTGGTCATGCTACCACAATTATTAATCTATCAAATAAAATTATTATAACTGACCCTGTATTTTCCAATTCCTTGGGATATTTTAAGAGACTTGCAAAAAAACCAGTATACATAAATGATTTAAAAGTAGACTATATCCTACTATCTCATGGACATATGGATCATTTAAATTTTTCATCTCTAAAAAAATTAAATAAAGATGCTGTCTTTATTGTTCCAAAAGGATATACCCGTATTGCTAGACTGCTTGGTTTTAAAAATGTATTTTTATTACATCCTGGAGATGTATATGAAGATGACTTTATAAAAATTACTGCTTACGAAGCTAATCATGATGGGAGACGCTTCTATTTTGGACATGATGATGAAAGTATTTCATATTTAATTGAAAGAGAAAATAAAAGCGTGTTCTTCGCAGGAGATACAGCGCTCACTGATAATTTTAAGAATATATCCTGTGATGTTGCATTAATGCCTGTAGGGTGTTATAAACCTGATAGATTTTCGTATATGCATTGTACGCCAGAACAGAGTTATGAAATGTTTAAAATGATGTCTTGCCCTACAATGATACCAATTCATTATAAAACTTTTAAAATTTCATTAGAGAATTTTCAGGAAACTGAAGAATCATTATTAAATTTAAATGATAAAGCTATAAAAATTATAGACATAGGGGAGACCTACAGTTTTTAA
- a CDS encoding DDE-type integrase/transposase/recombinase: MINKFLLETVIYLIEIIKYLMTLLVGKNLLKSISDEPVKKEYRKLQVDDQPIFDVPEKLNYKLLIAEYEFKHGKEFAPVKPRKNKALAPKDVICPKCGAPHTYLYDNNGGRGQYLCKVCDTTFNPKNYYQKSIVLRCPHCSKTLERIKARKDFYVYKCKNDNCSFYQNNLKSMTKSEKQDFKKNPGKFKVRYIFRDFTFDFKPLSKESPVKSKVSLPNIMISSYTLGLILTYYVNYGLSSRKTAALLKDIHDIKISHQAILNYVNAVSIVVKPFIDNYDYKLSDSFCGDETYIKVNGKWNYIFFFFDAVKKIILSYRVSPHRDTETAVKAIDDVLSKLKEIPEDLNLITDGNPIYLLAQHFFASHSIKFDVTQVIGLTNKDEVSKEYRPLKQIIERLNRTFKGNYRATTGFGSPNGSVAFVTMFVAYFNFLRPHSALEGKTPVILEELESMSNMPTRWCKFIELSQDFVLNNCTITA; this comes from the coding sequence ATGATTAATAAGTTTCTTCTTGAAACTGTAATTTATCTTATTGAAATTATAAAGTATCTCATGACTTTGCTGGTTGGCAAAAACTTGCTTAAAAGCATTTCGGACGAACCTGTTAAGAAAGAATACCGAAAGCTTCAAGTAGATGATCAACCAATCTTTGATGTTCCCGAAAAACTTAACTATAAGCTTCTAATAGCTGAATATGAGTTTAAGCACGGCAAAGAATTTGCTCCTGTGAAACCTCGCAAAAACAAAGCGTTAGCTCCTAAGGATGTTATCTGTCCTAAGTGTGGTGCTCCACATACCTATCTTTACGATAATAACGGAGGCCGAGGACAATATCTTTGCAAAGTCTGTGATACCACATTCAATCCTAAAAATTACTATCAGAAATCCATAGTGTTAAGATGTCCTCACTGCAGTAAAACACTTGAAAGAATCAAGGCGCGTAAGGATTTCTACGTTTATAAGTGTAAGAATGATAATTGCTCTTTTTACCAAAATAATCTTAAATCAATGACAAAATCTGAAAAACAAGATTTTAAGAAGAATCCTGGTAAGTTCAAAGTTAGATACATATTTAGAGATTTCACTTTTGACTTTAAGCCACTTTCTAAAGAAAGTCCGGTAAAATCAAAGGTTTCTCTTCCAAACATTATGATTTCTTCTTACACCTTAGGACTCATTCTAACTTACTACGTTAACTACGGTTTATCTTCCAGAAAGACAGCTGCATTGCTTAAAGATATTCATGATATTAAAATATCTCATCAAGCAATTTTAAACTATGTTAATGCCGTTTCAATTGTAGTTAAGCCATTTATAGATAACTACGATTATAAACTTTCTGACTCTTTCTGCGGCGATGAAACCTACATAAAAGTTAACGGTAAGTGGAACTATATTTTCTTCTTTTTTGATGCTGTTAAAAAGATTATTCTATCTTACAGAGTATCACCACATAGAGATACCGAAACGGCTGTAAAAGCCATCGATGATGTTCTAAGTAAGTTAAAAGAAATACCTGAAGATCTTAATCTTATAACTGATGGTAACCCTATATATCTTCTTGCACAGCACTTCTTTGCAAGCCATAGTATAAAATTCGATGTTACTCAAGTTATAGGCTTAACCAATAAAGATGAAGTTTCAAAAGAATATAGGCCATTGAAGCAAATTATTGAACGTCTTAACCGAACCTTTAAAGGCAATTATAGAGCTACTACTGGCTTCGGAAGTCCTAACGGGTCGGTTGCATTTGTAACTATGTTTGTGGCATACTTTAACTTTCTAAGACCACATTCTGCCCTTGAAGGCAAAACTCCTGTAATCCTTGAAGAGTTAGAGTCAATGTCCAACATGCCTACTAGATGGTGCAAATTTATTGAACTATCTCAAGACTTTGTTCTAAATAACTGTACAATAACTGCCTAA
- a CDS encoding DMT family transporter — translation MFGIICAIISGIAMSIQGVFNTRLGEKIGVWETTLLVQIIALILSLIIFLFLGDGNYSNLKDSNKLYLLGGALGVVITFTVIKSVSSMGPTFGIGIILISQLLAAALIDAFGLFGSERLRFSLNHFLGIAIMIAGIVIFKWNH, via the coding sequence ATGTTTGGAATAATATGTGCAATAATTTCTGGAATTGCTATGAGTATTCAAGGTGTATTTAATACCAGACTAGGTGAGAAAATAGGAGTATGGGAAACTACATTATTAGTTCAGATAATTGCCCTTATCTTAAGCCTTATCATTTTTTTATTTTTAGGTGATGGTAATTATTCTAATTTGAAGGATTCCAACAAGCTTTATTTATTAGGTGGCGCACTAGGGGTTGTTATAACCTTTACCGTAATAAAAAGTGTCAGCTCAATGGGACCTACTTTCGGTATTGGTATTATATTGATATCCCAATTACTTGCTGCCGCACTTATAGATGCCTTTGGGTTATTTGGCAGTGAACGGCTTAGATTTTCATTAAATCATTTTTTAGGTATTGCTATTATGATTGCTGGTATTGTAATATTTAAGTGGAATCATTAG
- a CDS encoding DnaD domain protein, with product MSTFMLKNRSLGFTPVNNVFIEKYMPQARGEFVKVYLLMLKYTISGELGVSSSILASSLNLLESDIMNAFNYWNDQGVIKLTQIDKMGNFNVEFIDLVEEPSKPTKQVDLLEALDSTNTKDMLKDIETLLARPLSPNEMSLYLNWQKEFGFSSELILILMEYCISKGKSDSRYIEKVAIAWHDQKIATIEQAQNLIKKAEDKWINIRKILTYLGINNTDIMKPQQDLIEKWLLIYKYSNEIIFKACDVCFERLNRADFKYIDGILSNWNKNNIRTLEDIALKDNKNSKNNKYQKTYNTNNNDKSSLKFNNFEAREYDYDSLEKKLLGWDSDD from the coding sequence ATGAGCACATTTATGTTAAAGAATAGATCTCTAGGGTTCACTCCTGTTAACAATGTATTTATAGAAAAATACATGCCGCAGGCTAGAGGCGAATTTGTAAAAGTTTATTTATTGATGCTAAAGTATACTATTTCTGGTGAATTAGGCGTTAGCTCATCAATACTAGCTTCCTCGCTTAATTTGTTAGAATCAGACATTATGAATGCATTTAATTATTGGAATGATCAAGGAGTTATAAAGCTAACTCAGATAGATAAGATGGGCAACTTTAATGTAGAATTCATAGATTTAGTTGAAGAACCATCCAAACCTACTAAACAAGTTGACTTATTAGAAGCCTTGGATAGTACAAATACTAAAGATATGCTAAAGGATATTGAAACTCTTCTAGCTAGACCTCTATCGCCAAACGAAATGTCACTTTACTTAAATTGGCAAAAGGAATTCGGTTTTTCATCTGAATTAATTCTGATTTTAATGGAATACTGTATATCAAAGGGAAAAAGTGATTCTAGATATATAGAAAAGGTTGCTATAGCTTGGCATGATCAAAAAATAGCCACTATCGAGCAAGCTCAAAACTTAATAAAAAAAGCAGAGGATAAGTGGATTAATATAAGAAAAATTCTTACTTATTTAGGTATAAATAATACGGACATAATGAAGCCTCAACAGGATTTAATAGAAAAATGGCTTCTTATTTATAAGTATTCAAATGAAATTATATTTAAAGCTTGTGATGTATGCTTTGAAAGATTGAATAGAGCAGATTTCAAGTATATCGACGGAATCTTAAGTAATTGGAATAAAAATAATATTAGAACTTTAGAAGATATAGCTCTTAAAGATAATAAAAATTCAAAAAATAATAAGTATCAAAAAACTTATAATACTAATAATAATGATAAATCATCTCTCAAATTTAATAACTTTGAGGCTCGAGAGTATGACTATGATTCATTAGAAAAAAAACTTTTAGGATGGGATAGCGATGATTAA
- a CDS encoding dUTP diphosphatase: MNIQPLFKVQKKYNDSLSINEELDSHKLRVRKNLEFEISLGALASETNCFSYLLKKSRPVNISAIFDKYITCISQVLTLGIDHKYTDLIAVSMTPNDYCLSDQFLNLYIDINDLIAFPSIDHYLTLFEDLLSLGLTLGFSESQIQNQFIKDLDNLVIL, translated from the coding sequence ATGAATATTCAGCCACTATTTAAAGTACAAAAAAAATACAATGATAGTTTATCTATAAATGAAGAGCTAGACTCCCACAAATTGCGAGTACGCAAAAACCTAGAATTTGAAATCTCTCTTGGTGCATTGGCTAGTGAAACTAATTGTTTTAGCTACTTACTAAAAAAATCTAGACCTGTTAACATCAGTGCTATATTCGATAAGTATATAACTTGTATTTCTCAAGTCTTAACACTGGGTATTGATCATAAATATACAGATTTAATTGCAGTATCTATGACGCCTAATGACTATTGTTTAAGTGATCAGTTTCTAAACCTATATATTGACATAAATGATTTAATTGCTTTCCCATCTATAGATCACTACTTAACTTTATTTGAAGACCTATTAAGTCTAGGATTGACATTAGGTTTTTCAGAATCTCAAATACAAAATCAATTTATTAAGGATTTAGACAACTTGGTTATACTTTAA
- a CDS encoding MBL fold metallo-hydrolase yields MIFCSLYSGSSGNSMFIASNKAKILIDAGLPGKKIDLALQEINENPKDLNGIFITHEHSDHIKGVGVLSRKYDIPIYANADTWSAMESLIGNIKEHNIKVIDKRSFTEIEDMSIKAFNIPHDAAAPMGYTVSSGEKSISVATDFGTFTREIYDNIKDSEVILLESNHDVNMLKFGPYPYPLKRRILSEIGHLSNDDCGSAIVELYKCSTKKKIILGHLSNTNNQPDLAYQTVLNVLNENGIKLKEDIILTMANRHNPSSYIEI; encoded by the coding sequence ATGATATTTTGTTCTTTATATAGTGGCAGTAGCGGTAATAGTATGTTTATTGCTTCAAATAAAGCTAAGATATTAATTGATGCAGGACTCCCAGGTAAAAAAATTGATTTAGCGTTGCAAGAAATTAATGAAAATCCAAAAGACTTGAACGGAATTTTTATAACTCATGAGCATAGTGATCATATCAAAGGGGTTGGAGTACTGTCTAGAAAGTATGACATTCCTATATATGCAAATGCTGATACTTGGTCTGCTATGGAAAGCTTAATTGGAAATATAAAAGAGCATAACATAAAAGTAATTGATAAAAGATCATTTACTGAAATAGAAGATATGAGCATTAAAGCATTTAATATTCCGCATGATGCAGCCGCGCCAATGGGATATACAGTTAGCTCAGGAGAAAAAAGCATAAGTGTAGCAACTGATTTTGGAACTTTTACAAGAGAAATTTATGATAATATAAAAGATTCAGAAGTTATTCTTCTTGAAAGTAACCACGATGTAAATATGCTTAAGTTTGGACCATATCCATATCCTTTGAAACGTAGGATATTGAGCGAAATAGGACATTTATCTAATGATGATTGTGGGAGTGCCATAGTTGAACTATATAAATGTTCAACTAAGAAAAAGATTATTTTAGGGCATTTGAGTAATACTAATAATCAACCAGATTTAGCATATCAAACTGTTTTAAACGTGCTAAATGAAAATGGAATTAAGCTAAAAGAGGACATAATATTAACTATGGCAAACAGACATAATCCTAGCAGTTATATAGAGATATAG
- a CDS encoding SEC-C metal-binding domain-containing protein has product MSLYTNWTDMVVDYVKTKGENAFWEEYSKLEKSIYKDLLANHKSVKKTTINELAKDYDSTVEFAMGFMDGINDSLKTQYDLEAIDADTEIVLDINLETLYLNMLDAKAEYLYTLPQWDGIFSVEKRNEIQKQYKESKIVRNLDKVGRNDMCPCGSGKKYKKCCGKDK; this is encoded by the coding sequence ATGAGTTTATATACAAATTGGACTGACATGGTTGTTGACTATGTAAAAACTAAGGGAGAAAATGCTTTCTGGGAAGAATATAGTAAATTAGAAAAATCAATATATAAAGATTTATTAGCTAATCATAAAAGTGTTAAAAAGACTACAATAAATGAATTAGCTAAAGATTATGATTCCACAGTAGAATTTGCTATGGGATTTATGGATGGTATTAATGATAGTTTAAAAACTCAATATGATCTTGAGGCTATAGATGCTGATACAGAAATAGTACTTGATATAAATCTAGAAACTTTATATTTGAATATGCTAGATGCAAAAGCAGAATATTTATACACATTACCACAATGGGATGGAATATTCTCAGTGGAAAAAAGAAATGAAATACAAAAGCAATACAAGGAATCTAAGATTGTAAGAAATCTAGATAAAGTTGGAAGAAATGATATGTGCCCATGTGGAAGTGGAAAAAAATACAAAAAGTGTTGTGGAAAAGATAAATAA
- a CDS encoding UDP-N-acetylglucosamine 1-carboxyvinyltransferase has protein sequence MERLVINGGNLLEGTVDINGAKNAAVAILPAAIMASDGKCIIDNIPDIEDVHCLERILRSLGCDIIKIDNNTLEIDSTNVNNFDACTDDVRRMRASYYFIGALLARFKKARVVLPGGCSIGVRPIDQHIKGFEALGADVFIEHGAVNVKADKLVGANIFFDVVSVGATINVMIAATLAEGVTVLENVAKEPHVVDVANFLNSMGADIRGAGTDVIRIKGVESLKGCSYSVIPDQIEAGTFMIAAVATGGDVYIRNVIPKHLESITAKLTEMGAVIEEGDDCIRVTVNSPLKGVNIKTTPYPGFPTDIQQPMSTLLSIVPGRSLITESIWENRHKHIDELKKMGANIKVEGRVAIIDGAQKLTGAVVKATDLRAGAAMVIAGLVAEGTTEITSIEHIDRGYPHIENKFRALGADIKRIEVDE, from the coding sequence ATGGAGAGATTAGTTATAAACGGCGGAAACTTGCTAGAAGGTACTGTTGATATCAATGGGGCCAAGAATGCAGCAGTAGCAATATTACCAGCAGCTATAATGGCAAGTGATGGAAAATGCATAATTGATAACATACCAGATATTGAAGATGTACACTGCTTGGAAAGAATACTTAGAAGCTTAGGTTGCGATATTATTAAGATAGATAACAATACTTTAGAAATAGATAGCACTAATGTAAATAATTTTGATGCGTGCACGGATGATGTTAGAAGAATGAGAGCTTCATATTATTTTATTGGAGCTTTATTAGCACGATTTAAGAAAGCAAGAGTAGTTCTTCCAGGAGGATGTTCAATAGGGGTAAGACCAATTGACCAACATATAAAAGGATTTGAAGCTTTAGGAGCTGATGTGTTTATAGAGCACGGAGCAGTTAATGTTAAAGCTGATAAGCTAGTAGGCGCTAATATATTTTTTGATGTAGTTTCAGTAGGAGCAACAATAAATGTTATGATTGCGGCAACATTAGCAGAGGGGGTAACAGTGCTAGAGAATGTAGCAAAGGAACCTCATGTTGTTGATGTTGCGAATTTCTTAAATTCAATGGGAGCTGACATAAGAGGTGCAGGAACAGATGTAATAAGAATTAAAGGAGTAGAAAGCCTAAAAGGCTGCTCTTATAGCGTAATACCAGATCAAATTGAAGCTGGTACATTCATGATAGCAGCTGTTGCTACAGGTGGAGATGTTTATATAAGAAATGTTATACCAAAGCATTTAGAATCAATTACAGCTAAGCTTACAGAGATGGGGGCAGTGATTGAAGAAGGTGATGATTGTATTAGAGTTACCGTGAACTCACCACTTAAGGGTGTGAATATAAAAACCACACCATATCCAGGATTTCCAACGGATATTCAGCAACCAATGTCAACATTGCTAAGTATTGTACCGGGAAGAAGCTTAATTACTGAATCTATTTGGGAGAATAGGCATAAACACATAGATGAATTGAAAAAGATGGGAGCCAATATTAAAGTTGAAGGCAGAGTTGCGATTATAGATGGAGCGCAAAAATTGACAGGCGCAGTGGTAAAGGCAACAGATTTAAGAGCAGGTGCTGCCATGGTTATCGCGGGATTAGTTGCAGAGGGAACAACTGAAATAACTAGTATAGAGCATATTGATAGAGGATATCCTCATATAGAAAATAAGTTTAGAGCTTTAGGGGCAGATATTAAGAGAATAGAAGTTGATGAATAG
- a CDS encoding S8 family serine peptidase — MFSSKSKLDHNLKDYISKNAYKSYRILIQYKDFQSSIVKKISSYKGTVHHIIESSNIISAELNSRGIDRISEYPEIKKIYLDEYLFLCGMSVTTANKIHFSEKYSLSGAGVGIGLVDSGIFPHQDLTSPSTKIELFEDLINNFRYPYDDNGHGTSMAGILCSSGISSNNMYKGICNKSKLFCYKAFDKLGKGFASDILYSIESLSNISKENNIKVLCLPFELLTHNTFIISCFDLTFKYAISKGLIPIVPSGSNLSEKTSIMGIATLPSCITIGGLNTTTSIMKPYTYSSAGPYGKLLKPDLSAACVNIISLNSDNNYISEKNGIKVYPNKLEVPYKTFTGSSIATAYISGLCALLCEKNPSITFKDMISLLKVACDPIDEISNQIQGEGIVNINKLII; from the coding sequence ATGTTTTCATCTAAAAGTAAGCTAGACCATAATCTAAAAGATTATATATCAAAAAATGCTTATAAAAGTTATAGAATACTTATACAATATAAAGATTTTCAATCCTCAATAGTAAAAAAAATTAGTTCATATAAAGGTACTGTACATCACATTATTGAATCCTCTAATATTATAAGTGCCGAACTAAATTCAAGAGGCATAGATAGAATTTCTGAATATCCTGAAATAAAAAAAATTTACTTGGATGAATACCTGTTTTTGTGCGGAATGAGCGTGACTACTGCAAATAAAATCCACTTTTCGGAAAAGTATAGTTTATCTGGTGCAGGAGTAGGAATAGGACTTGTAGATAGTGGAATATTTCCTCATCAAGACCTAACTTCCCCTAGCACTAAAATAGAGTTATTTGAAGATTTAATTAATAACTTTCGCTATCCTTATGATGATAATGGACACGGTACCTCCATGGCCGGAATTTTGTGTAGCAGTGGTATCTCATCAAATAATATGTATAAAGGAATTTGTAATAAAAGTAAGCTATTCTGTTACAAGGCATTTGATAAACTCGGTAAAGGATTTGCTTCGGATATATTATATTCTATAGAAAGTTTATCTAATATATCTAAAGAAAATAACATAAAGGTATTATGTTTGCCTTTTGAACTTTTAACCCATAATACATTCATTATCTCTTGCTTTGATCTGACATTTAAGTATGCTATATCGAAAGGATTAATTCCGATAGTTCCTAGCGGAAGTAACCTGAGTGAAAAAACTTCTATTATGGGAATTGCTACGCTCCCAAGCTGTATCACTATAGGTGGTCTAAATACAACTACCTCCATAATGAAGCCTTATACTTATTCTTCCGCAGGACCATATGGGAAATTATTAAAACCTGATTTATCTGCTGCATGCGTTAATATTATATCTTTGAATTCTGATAATAACTATATTTCAGAAAAAAACGGAATTAAGGTTTACCCAAATAAACTTGAAGTACCATATAAAACTTTTACAGGCTCATCTATTGCTACAGCCTATATTAGCGGATTATGTGCGTTATTATGTGAGAAAAATCCATCAATAACTTTCAAAGATATGATTTCCTTATTAAAGGTTGCATGTGATCCTATTGATGAGATATCCAATCAAATTCAAGGTGAAGGTATTGTAAATATAAATAAACTCATCATATGA
- a CDS encoding ATP-binding protein: MIKGYQTEILKIYDKLREDEARNLKIRKEEISKKYPEIIELDNKIQRLSLKMAVSILKSKDSEKTIDDYKENITDLRIKKCEMLVERGYDPEYLNLRYQCNKCKDTGFIGNIKCTCYKQKLIKLYYKNSELENTTSYNNFDNFDLNLFSSHKLGDEKYSPRKNMENNLEYILKDYLPSFSEISTNLLFYGNPGSGKTYLSYCIAKAVLDMGFLVIYKTSDELIKNLREIRFNNDSGLESLLLECDLLIVDDLGAEHLNEFSVTELFNIINKRILTNKKMLISTNLTLPGITKQYSERIASRLIGEFKLCKFYSEDIRIKKNLEKNR; this comes from the coding sequence ATGATTAAAGGTTATCAAACAGAAATTTTAAAAATATATGATAAACTTAGAGAAGATGAAGCTAGAAATTTGAAGATTAGAAAAGAAGAAATATCAAAGAAATATCCTGAGATTATTGAATTGGATAATAAAATTCAACGATTATCTTTAAAAATGGCAGTATCAATTCTTAAATCTAAAGATAGTGAAAAGACAATAGATGATTATAAGGAGAATATAACAGATTTAAGAATAAAAAAATGCGAAATGCTAGTTGAAAGAGGTTATGACCCTGAATATTTGAATTTGCGATATCAATGCAATAAATGTAAAGATACAGGCTTTATAGGCAATATAAAATGTACTTGCTATAAACAAAAGCTTATTAAGTTATACTATAAAAACTCAGAATTAGAAAATACGACATCCTATAATAACTTTGATAATTTTGATTTAAATTTGTTTTCAAGTCATAAACTTGGAGATGAAAAATATTCTCCTAGAAAAAACATGGAGAATAATTTAGAATATATATTAAAAGACTATCTTCCTAGTTTTTCAGAAATATCAACAAACTTATTATTTTACGGAAATCCAGGTAGTGGTAAAACATATTTATCATATTGCATTGCTAAAGCCGTATTAGATATGGGATTCTTAGTAATTTATAAAACCTCTGATGAGTTAATTAAGAATTTAAGAGAAATAAGATTCAATAATGACTCAGGCTTAGAATCATTATTACTAGAATGCGACTTACTAATTGTAGATGATTTAGGCGCAGAACACCTTAATGAATTTTCAGTAACTGAATTATTTAATATAATTAACAAGCGAATTCTTACTAATAAGAAAATGCTTATCTCAACCAATTTAACTTTGCCAGGAATAACAAAGCAGTATAGTGAGAGAATCGCTTCTAGACTAATTGGAGAATTTAAACTCTGCAAATTTTATTCTGAAGATATAAGGATTAAGAAAAATTTAGAAAAAAATAGATAA